CGGCCAACGCAGAGACCTGGCTGGTAAAATGATGGTACTGTTCAATGACGGAGCGGCTCGGAGCGGCGATCTGGAGAAAGGTAAACTTCCCGATCCATTCCGGTTGGAGTTCCAATAGACGTTCCACCGCCATGAATCGCTCGAGTATGCCCTTCGTGTAATCCAACCGCTCGACCCCTAGACCGATGAGGCAATCCTCCGGCATTCCATACGCCTCACGCAGCCTGGCCCGGCATTCTTGGATCGGTTGCTGATTACGGAGCCATTGCAACGGCCACTCGATAGAGATCGGATAGGGATTGACCGCCGTCATTTTCCCCCCATAGGACACCGTGGAACTGTTTCGATCGATCCGTGCCTCAAGGGAGCGATCGACGCTATCGATGAAATTATTGCAATGCACCCTGGTATGGAACCCGAGAATGCTGCTCCCCAGGAGCCCCTCGAGAATTTCCTCACGCCAAGGACAAATCCCGAAGCTCTCCGCATTCGGCCAAGGGATGTGCCAAAACATGATGATCGTAGCGGTGGGCAAACGGTCTCGGATGAGCTTCGGCAAAAGAGCAAAATGGTAGTCCTGAACGAGCACGACCGGATTATCGGTCGTCGCTTCTTCATACACGGCCTGGGCAAACCGTTCATTGACGGCCACGTAATGTTTCCAATCCGATGACCGGAAAGTCGGTCGGACATGAGCGATGTGGCAGAGCGGCCACAGTCCCTCATTGGAAAATCCATAGTAATACCCGGCTTCTTCCTCTGCGGTGAGCCACACGCGACGAATCTGATACGAGGGATTCGACGGCGGAACACTGACATGGTGTCGCTCATCCACAACGTCCCGGTCTGCGGATCCGTTCCCATGCGCAACCCAGATGCCGGAACAGGCACGCATCACCGGCTCGAGCGCCGACACCAGGCCGCTTGCCGGCACCTGCACCGCAATGCTTTGCCCTTGCCAAAAGTGGGCGTAGGGTTGCCGATTGGACACGATCAGCACCTGATCGCCGGAAAATTGCTCATGGAGAATCGACTTGAGGCTGGCCGGGGTCCATGAAATCTGGCTTTCATCCCGCATGCGACGATCCGTCTCGAGCGCTTCCACCAACGAGCGCAAGTCCTTCGCCAGCGGCTGAAGTTCCGGAGCGTGCTGCTCCTGCGTCAGCGGAGTCAAGAGTCGTTCCCCCTTGACCATCGCTCGTACCCCGGCCACCCATTCTTTCCAGCTGAAATGCGCGATGAGCAAAGTCACCGATGAGATGATCGCCGTCAACGCCGCAAAGACATAAAAAACATAACGCTTCGTATCACTGCTCCGTTGTTGGATGAACCGCATATCGTGGAGCAGCAGGAGCCGTCCGAGTCGGCGCCCGTTGGATTCGATGGAAGCCGACATAATATGCATCGGCCCGCTGCTGAATGATCGAACGGCAGAAGAGTTTGGTGCAAGATCCAGTGTCTCCTGACAGGTCACATCCTGCGGAAATGCCTGGGTTTTATGAAGAAGACGATTCTCGAGATCGCAAAAACCCATAGCAAAGAGCCGTTCATCCTGAATGATCCGGGTAAAATAGGCGGAGATCTTCCCTGTTGAGTTGGAGACCAGCAGATCGGCCAGCGGTCCCCCCATCGTGTTGACCATCAGCTTGGACCGCATATCGAGGTCGCGGACAAACCATTTGAGCTCGAGTGAGTCGACGACCGGAACCACCCCATAGGCGATCACAGCCAACACGATCACCAAGGGGAGGACGAACCTTAGCGAAAGCGCGAAGAGCCTCATGGAAACAAGTTAGTTTACTTTCATGCAGAAATCAAATATGGTCCTGCTATGTACCAGTTCGGACTCATCGGAAACTGCCAGATTTCCGCGCTCATCGGCACTCATGGATCGATCGACTGGCTCTGTCTTCCAAGACCGGATAGCCCCCCTGTTTTTGGGAAGATCCTGGACCAAGACGGGGGACATTTTTCGATCGACCCATCCGTCCCACTATCGGAAACAACCTCCAAGCAGCATTACCTCCCCAACACCAATATCTTGGTCACGACCGTCTCCCTCCCGAACGGGGACGCGTATCAAATCACCGACTTTTGTCCACGATTTCTGCAGTATGGCCGCGTCTATCGGCCGACCGCTCTTTTTCGAATCGTTGAACCGCTCAGCGGCTCTCCCTCCATTCGCGTCTCCTGTAAGCCGGTTTCCGGCTGGGACAAGACGCCGGTGCGATTCGTTCGCGGCAATAGCCACCTCCGATACGAAATGCGCGGTGAGTACTTGCGGCTCTTGACCGACATGCCCCTCACCTACCTGTGTGAGGAAACGCCGGTGACGCTGACCTCAAAAATGTACTTTGCATTGACCTGGGGAATCGGGATTGAAGACGATCTCGTCAAGGTCAGCCACGAATTTCTGGACCAGACCACGAAATATTGGCGGATCTGGGTAAAACATTGTTCGATCCCGGTCCTCTATCAGGAGGAAGTCATCCGCTCGGCCCTCGCACTCAAACTCCACTGCTATGAAGACACGGGAGCGATCCTTGCCGCATTGACCACCAGCCTCCCTGAAGAACCAGGCGGCCCGCGGAACTGGGACTATCGCTATTGCTGGCTGCGCGACGCGCATTTTTCACTCTCCGCCTTCTATAACCTGGGGCATTTTGAGGAAATGGAAGGGTTTCTAAAATTCTTGCTGAACGTCGGGTATACACGCGAGCAATCACAGGACCGGCTGGCACCGGTCTACACGCTCAGTCAAGACCTCCCCCTCCCGGAAACCGAACATTCCAACTGGCGAGGCTTTCTGGGCAGCGGACCAGTACGCAGCCACAATCAGGCGGCCGAGCATGTGCAAAACGACGTCTACGGTGAGATGCTGCTTACTCTGGCACCGATCTTTTTCGATAACCGCTTTTTCGACCTCCGCACAAGAGATCATGAAGCGCTGGTGGCGAACCTGATCCGACTGTGCGAGCGGAGCATCTCTGAGCCGGATGCCGGGCTCTGGGAAATTCGGAACGGTTGGCGGGAACATTCCTTCACAAATCTCATGTGCTGGGCCGGCCTCGATCGTGCCTACCGCATCCAGCGATCCGGCTTTCT
This portion of the Nitrospira sp. genome encodes:
- a CDS encoding trehalose-6-phosphate synthase; the encoded protein is MRLFALSLRFVLPLVIVLAVIAYGVVPVVDSLELKWFVRDLDMRSKLMVNTMGGPLADLLVSNSTGKISAYFTRIIQDERLFAMGFCDLENRLLHKTQAFPQDVTCQETLDLAPNSSAVRSFSSGPMHIMSASIESNGRRLGRLLLLHDMRFIQQRSSDTKRYVFYVFAALTAIISSVTLLIAHFSWKEWVAGVRAMVKGERLLTPLTQEQHAPELQPLAKDLRSLVEALETDRRMRDESQISWTPASLKSILHEQFSGDQVLIVSNRQPYAHFWQGQSIAVQVPASGLVSALEPVMRACSGIWVAHGNGSADRDVVDERHHVSVPPSNPSYQIRRVWLTAEEEAGYYYGFSNEGLWPLCHIAHVRPTFRSSDWKHYVAVNERFAQAVYEEATTDNPVVLVQDYHFALLPKLIRDRLPTATIIMFWHIPWPNAESFGICPWREEILEGLLGSSILGFHTRVHCNNFIDSVDRSLEARIDRNSSTVSYGGKMTAVNPYPISIEWPLQWLRNQQPIQECRARLREAYGMPEDCLIGLGVERLDYTKGILERFMAVERLLELQPEWIGKFTFLQIAAPSRSVIEQYHHFTSQVSALAEQINKRFGHAGYEPICLRIQHHEPAEVCACYRGVDLCVVSSLHDGMNLVAKEFVGARDDEQGVLILSQFAGAARELTEALVINPYDIDQFAAALHLGLTMPKVEQRARMQSMRGLIQEFNVYRWAGRMLIDAARMRQKERVMKQARRPSLLS
- a CDS encoding glycoside hydrolase family 15 protein, with product MYQFGLIGNCQISALIGTHGSIDWLCLPRPDSPPVFGKILDQDGGHFSIDPSVPLSETTSKQHYLPNTNILVTTVSLPNGDAYQITDFCPRFLQYGRVYRPTALFRIVEPLSGSPSIRVSCKPVSGWDKTPVRFVRGNSHLRYEMRGEYLRLLTDMPLTYLCEETPVTLTSKMYFALTWGIGIEDDLVKVSHEFLDQTTKYWRIWVKHCSIPVLYQEEVIRSALALKLHCYEDTGAILAALTTSLPEEPGGPRNWDYRYCWLRDAHFSLSAFYNLGHFEEMEGFLKFLLNVGYTREQSQDRLAPVYTLSQDLPLPETEHSNWRGFLGSGPVRSHNQAAEHVQNDVYGEMLLTLAPIFFDNRFFDLRTRDHEALVANLIRLCERSISEPDAGLWEIRNGWREHSFTNLMCWAGLDRAYRIQRSGFLRDLPIDLDAARARAANALLRAMKDKALRNGPNDDSYDASLAQLAIVGFPDREVCDTTVSQIKHALALRQNEKETGFFYRYLRQDDFGKPQASFVICSFWVVQALAKLGRLPEAKQIMNQCLTGANAVGLFAEHFVPETRLQLGNFPQAYSHVGLINAAFAISPPWSDVL